Part of the Aciduliprofundum boonei T469 genome is shown below.
TTTCCAATAGCACTGTAGTTTTGAGTGGAAAAGTATCCGCTTATCTGTTTATTTCAAATGCTCTGCCAACCATCCAAAATAATACAATTTACATAAAAACAAGGAACAATGCGACTGCAAGTGTGATATTTATTGATGAGGTTAATCTAAATATCCCGAAGAAAATAAAAAATATGGAAATAAAGAGCTTGCAAAAACACAAGCTTGGTGGTGAGATGTACATAGGTCCTAAAGGAACGGATTTTGTAAATTATACCTACGGAATGAATGCAAAGCTAACTATGAAGGAAAAGAACCATCTGCAGATACAAGTGTCTGCCCAGGGAGTGAAGGGTGGGAGAATCATGTTGATTAATGTGAATCGTACAATGCTAAATTACAACTCTTCTATGCGCTTAATTGTAAAATTCGATGGCAAAGAGATAAACAAGACGAGCATGAATAACCTAATAAATTGTAGCAGTTCACAAGCGATGTACGCTGTTTACAACAATAATGATACTGTGAGTATTGCTATATATATACCACATTTCTCTGAGCATGTGATAGATGTGGAGAGCGAAGCTAGTTCTAGTGGAACCAGTAGCGGAGGAAGTTCAGCCAGTGGTGGGACATCCAATGCAGAGAGTTCAAATGAGAACACAAAATCATCTGAAGGAATGCCCTCCCCAATGTTGTGGGGAATAGTGGCAGCGATAATAGTTATTATCATTGTTGCAGGAGTGGCAGTTGCTAAAAAATCAAAATCTAACTGAAATATTATATCTTTTCTTCCCATATTTTTGCAAAATTATCAACTAAAGAATCTAAGAAGGATTTTCTATGCTTAATTATTGTATATGCCACAATTTTTGGCTCTATAACAGAATAATAATTCTCTCTACCTGCTATTTCCTTTTTTAAAATCCCATTTTTAACAAGTTTGTTCAGATAATAGGACACTGTGGAAGGGCTAAGATTTATATACTCTACAATTTTTTTGTGATTAACTCTCTCATTATCTAAAATAAAGAGCACTATCTTCCTTGATACATTATTTCTAAGCAATCCTAAAATTTTTCTCTCTTTGGAGGACATTACAGTATTTGCAAAGAATCTTCTGTATCTCCCATCCTCTTTAGCAATTATTATTCCATCTTTAATCATAACATTGAGGTGGTATTCAAGCATACCGGTAGGCATTTTTAATCTTCTCTGCAATTCTCTAAAATGCAATCCTGGATTCATCACAATTTCCTCGTAAATTTTCTTTCTTGATTCTATATCCTCCATAATTTCAGCCCCTAAGAGCGAGGGCAAAGTAGAGGGAAATTAGAATTGCAACATCTATGCCGAGGAAAATGGCCAATGTATTTAAATCTAAGGAATAATATACATTTAATTCGTAAATAATCCCTTTTATTAAGAAGAGAAGAAAAACGAAAAATGATATAATTGCAGCTCTTAGTTTATATCTTTTATAGGCCAAAATAGCCACGATTAGAAGAATTAAAGCCACTACAATTAATATTCCAGCAAGCACATCTGAGGCGAATATGACCATATAGGAAAATAGAGGAATAAAATTTAATATTTTTCTCAAAGTGCCTCAATAAACTCTTGTAATCTTTTTATACCTTCTTTCAGATTCTCCATAGATGTGGCGAAGGAGATGCGGAAATAATGCTCTCCATGGGGACCAAATGCAGAGCCGGGAGTTACGGCAACTTGTTTTTGCATCATTAACTCCTCTGCAAATTGCTTGGAAGGAATATCGAAATCGTAGCGAGGGAACATGTAGAAAGTGGCTTTTGGCTTTCTAACATGCAAGCCATCAATCTTTGAAATTTCATCGTATAAGAAATCTCTTCTCCTTCTAAACTCTTCGACCATCTTCCTAACTGCTTCTTTTTCCTTTAGGGCTTGCAAAGCTGCATACTGAGCCATACTTGGGGCACAGGATATGGTATGTTGTTGCATTTTTTCAAGTTGTGGTATGAAGCTATGTGGAGCAATTAGGTATCCAATTCTCCATCCTGTCATAGCATGGCTCTTGGAAAAACCATTCACTATTATTGTGTAATTCAATAAATCCTCAAAGACACCAGGAGAGATGTGCTCACCCTCATATATTATTTTCTCGTAAATTTCATCGCTTATGAGGATCAAATCAAAATCCACAACAACATCTCTAATTGCCTTTAGATCCTCATAATTCAGCACAGCACCTGTTGGATTCGATGGTGAGTTTATTATGAGAACCTTGGTTTTGAAATTTATTTTATTTACTAA
Proteins encoded:
- a CDS encoding winged helix-turn-helix transcriptional regulator, which encodes MEDIESRKKIYEEIVMNPGLHFRELQRRLKMPTGMLEYHLNVMIKDGIIIAKEDGRYRRFFANTVMSSKERKILGLLRNNVSRKIVLFILDNERVNHKKIVEYINLSPSTVSYYLNKLVKNGILKKEIAGRENYYSVIEPKIVAYTIIKHRKSFLDSLVDNFAKIWEEKI
- a CDS encoding pyridoxal phosphate-dependent aminotransferase, which encodes MIFSKRIQKMSPSSTLSLVELANKFKERGYNIISLAVGEPDFTTPEPVIEAAYNAMREGKTHYTPPTGITELREAIAEKYREENGVNVDANNVIVTPAKLGIFMAISTFIDPGDEVLIPDPGWVSYREMVNFARGKPVGVRLLEEKHFTMDIDDLVNKINFKTKVLIINSPSNPTGAVLNYEDLKAIRDVVVDFDLILISDEIYEKIIYEGEHISPGVFEDLLNYTIIVNGFSKSHAMTGWRIGYLIAPHSFIPQLEKMQQHTISCAPSMAQYAALQALKEKEAVRKMVEEFRRRRDFLYDEISKIDGLHVRKPKATFYMFPRYDFDIPSKQFAEELMMQKQVAVTPGSAFGPHGEHYFRISFATSMENLKEGIKRLQEFIEAL